The proteins below are encoded in one region of Mauremys reevesii isolate NIE-2019 linkage group 15, ASM1616193v1, whole genome shotgun sequence:
- the LOC120384076 gene encoding MYCBP-associated protein isoform X3: MSNWVHDKKRAKTFEQPSPPIQEEPEPVSSVLQGDEIQALAIKVEDLEKLHTPRLPQEGEKTPVTRKFIIRRHKPQEAGKKAQLLVAYPADTDASKRPLSYSGPEGPFVDNCEQILPHSILGSLQEFKKEALARGNAELAELIADSHLDGTVAALEKYREKHGEGKRRKCLWAPPSQHRALQNWHHNVALRKNQQRVLSKFLQKPENELLMNLSEDYRRVQEERYLIDRSLPALHYGKGYHVGSEFWSQPECIGDELTGLMMTLTQRERGYPEPITHVGKPQSVRMEMGSRSAKESPFRLTWDKSLFLRYRRQELKSVLEELDFNHPDLDGLEVIGKGQPFTSVSAQYFQLCQENKEGTTEERVSLSDPLEDYPDVVPEPVLGPSLQFCGQPARWINSTTSHRDEIGIAARVTFEVLAGEKAESCLTVSNDGTAAIWYDWRRQAQPVTFEETKEKGMQYFYFNTRPGVILPGETRNFSFFFKSGKAGIFSESWEFGTHPMLLGGAVLQVSLWGIAVYEDKLAGLRDELESELAAREVAVIVKENLKELLDRIRTPERVPSPVDAYITEEELFHRKNPELHYQHQVVKELHELWRQHMNFPSTSEEEEISRRKSVVQPVSGQKSTVQEIWCRKSAMDIAFQKSIPGEISQLKSTREEIPCQKSIVEEILNQMINVEEEEVSQTEWNLSFEDFKQALQLIPEEEKREAALTQLNKAALALCVEQRPTQSDLLYQTCLQLWREAVDGLVSRSLMLRSLLGMPEKDTSVEIVPEEIVDPKQIVKGGKEDRKALQKEEKKTAGGKEKEDKKGAIKSTGKDREERSNSRKTKGKDEKRVRTPSFTREVKELTPLEGIDSDQVESRQEPVDPIVLEKYREKLYVEVYGLLESMVGNMVFLFEELKRDAQERESEAFSI, translated from the exons ATGTCTAATTGGGTGCATG ATAAGAAGAGAGCGAAGACATTTGAGCAGCCCTCCCCACCAATTCAAGAGGAGCCTGAGCCTGTCAGCTCTGTTCTGCAAGGAGATGAAATCCAGGCTCTGGCAATCAAGGTGGAAGATCTAGAGAAG CTCCATACTCCACGCCTTCCCCAAGAAGGGGAGAAAACTCCTGTTACCAGGAAGTTCATCATTCGAAGACACAAACCCCAAGAGGCTGGGAAGAAGGCACAGCTCCTGGTAGCATATCCTGCTGATACTGATGCATCCAAGAGACCACTGAGTTATTCTG GGCCAGAAGGACCATTTGTTGATAACTGTGAACAGATTCTCCCCCACAGTATCTTAGGAAGTCTCCAGGAATTCAAGAAAGAAGCCTTAGCTAGAGGAAATGCTGAG TTAGCTGAGCTGATTGCAGACTCACATCTGGATGGTACAGTGGCAGCTTTAGAGAAGTACAGAGAGAAAcatggggaagggaagaggagaaagTGTCTCTGGGCCCCACCATCACAGCACAGAGCCCTCCAGAACTGGCATCATAATGTGGCACTCAGGAAGAATCAGCAGAGAGTTCTGAGTA AGTTTCTTCAGAAACCAGAAAATGAACTGCTGATGAATCTCTCAGAGGATTACAGACGAGTCCAGGAAGAGCGGTATCTTATCGACCGGAGCCTCCCTGCTTTGCACTATGGGAAG GGCTACCATGTAGGAAGTGAGTTCTGGAGCCAGCCTGAGTGTATCGGAGATGAACTCACTGGTCTGATGATGACCTTGACCCAGAGGGAGCGAGGCTACCCAGAGCCTATCACTCATGTAGGGAAACCTCAGAGTGTCAGGATGGAGATGG GTTCCAGATCTGCAAAGGAGTCCCCTTTCCGTCTCACCTGGGATAAGAGTCTCTTCCTGAGGTATCGACGACAGGAGCTAAAATCCGTCCTAGAGGAGCTGGATTTTAATCACCCT GACCTAGATGGCCTGGAAGTGATTGGTAAAGGGCAACCTTTCACTTCTGTCTCAGCACAGTATTTCCAGCTGTGCCAGGAAAATAAGGAAGGCACCACTGAAGAGAGAGTGAGCCT CAGTGATCCCTTAGAAGATTATCCAGATGTGGTTCCAGAACCAGTATTGGGTCCATCTTTGCAATTTTGTGGACAACCAGCTCGTTGGATCAACAGCACCACTTCTCATAGG GATGAAATTGGCATTGCTGCCCGGGTCACCTTTGAAGTTTTGGCGGGTGAGAAAGCTGAATCCTGCCTGACAGTAAGCAATGATGGCACAGCTGCCATATGGTATGATTGGCGGAGGCAAGCCCAGCCAGTTACCTTTGAAGAAACTAAGGAGAAAGGGATGCAGTATTTTTACTTTAACACCAGACCAG GTGTCATTCTGCCTGGAGAAACTAGAaacttttccttctttttcaaGTCAGGGAAGGCAGGAATCTTCAGTGAGTCCTGGGAGTTTGGTACTCACCCCATGTTATTAGGAGGGGCTGTCCTGCAAGTATCCCTGTGGGGTATTGCTGTGTATGAGGATAAGTTGGCTGGCCTCAGAGATGAATTGGAG AGTGAGCTGGCTGCACGAGAAGTTGCTGTCATAGTGAAGGAGAATCTGAAGGAACTGCTTGATCGAATTCGGACACCGGAGCGAGTCCCATCTCCTGTTGATGCTTACATCACAGAGGAAGAGTTATTCCACAGAAAGAATCCAGAG TTGCACTATCAGCACCAAGTGGTGAAGGAGCTTCATGAATTGTGGAGGCAACACATGAATTTTCCCTCAACTTCAGAGGAAGAGGAGATTTCGCGCCGGAAGAGCGTAGTGCAGCCAGTCTCAGGCCAGAAGAGCACTGTACAGGAAATTTGGTGCCGGAAGAGTGCTATGGACATTGCATTTCAGAAGAGCATTCCCGGGGAGATCTCACAGCTGAAGAGCACTAGGGAGGAGATCCCATGCCAGAAGAGTATTGTGGAGGAGATCCTAAACCAGATGATtaatgtggaggaggaggaagtgagcCAGACAGAGTGGAACCTTTCCTTTGAGGATTTTAAACAG GCTTTGCAGTTAATCCCTGAGGAGGAAAAACGAGAAGCAGCCCTGACCCAGCTCAATAAGGCAGCATTGGCGCTTTGTGTGGAACAGAGGCCAACTCAGTCAGACCTCCTGTACCAAACATG TCTCCAGCTGTGGCGTGAAGCAGTTGATGGTCTGGTGAGCCGCTCCCTAATGCTGAGATCCCTGCTCGGCATGCCTGAGAAGGACACTTCTGTAGAAATTGTTCCAGAAGAAATAG TGGATCCGAAGCAGATTGTAAAAGGAGGAAAGGAGGACCGGAAAGCCTTgcagaaagaagagaagaagacagctggggggaaggaaaaagagGACAAAAAAGGAGCAATAAAGTCAACAGGAAAAGATAGAGAG GAACGTTCAAACAGCAGGAAGACAAAAGGGAAAGATGAGAAAAGAGTAAGAACTCCAAGTTTCACACGGGAGGTGAAAGAACTCACACCACTGGAAGGCATAGATTCAGACCAAGTAGAATCTCGCCAGGAACCAGTAGATCCCATTGTACTTGAGAAATACCGTGAAAAACTTTATGTTGAA GTCTATGGCCTTCTGGAGTCAATGGTGGGCAATATGGTTTTTCTGTTTGAAGAGCTAAAGAGGGATGCCCAAGAGCGGGAGAGTGAAGCATTTTCTATCTAA